A single window of Loxodonta africana isolate mLoxAfr1 chromosome 10, mLoxAfr1.hap2, whole genome shotgun sequence DNA harbors:
- the CRIP1 gene encoding cysteine-rich protein 1 isoform X1, which yields MRKLAPKAQMGRARILGACLLALAAKGAVDRPPPLIRPTGRAERVTSLGKDWHRPCLKCEKCGKTLTSGGHAEHEGKPYCNHPCYAATFGPKGFGRGGAESHTFK from the exons ATGCGGAAACTAGCACCCAAGGCGCAAATGGGGCGAGCTCGGATCCTGGGCGCCTGCCTCCTTGCCCTTGCGGCCAAGGGAGCAGTCGACCGGCCCCCGCCCCTGATCCGACCCACGGGGAGAG CGGAGCGGGTGACATCCTTGGGGAAGGACTGGCATCGGCCCTGCCTGAAGTGTGAGAAATGTGGGAAAACACTGACCTCTGGGGGCCACGCTGAG CACGAGGGCAAACCCTACTGCAACCACCCCTGCTATGCGGCCACGTTTGGGCCCAAAG GCTTTGGGCGGGGTGGAGCTGAGAGCCACACTTTCAAGTAA
- the CRIP1 gene encoding cysteine-rich protein 1 isoform X2 — MPKCPKCSKEVYFAERVTSLGKDWHRPCLKCEKCGKTLTSGGHAEHEGKPYCNHPCYAATFGPKGFGRGGAESHTFK, encoded by the exons ATGCCCAAGTGCCCCAAGTGTAGCAAGGAGGTCTACTTCG CGGAGCGGGTGACATCCTTGGGGAAGGACTGGCATCGGCCCTGCCTGAAGTGTGAGAAATGTGGGAAAACACTGACCTCTGGGGGCCACGCTGAG CACGAGGGCAAACCCTACTGCAACCACCCCTGCTATGCGGCCACGTTTGGGCCCAAAG GCTTTGGGCGGGGTGGAGCTGAGAGCCACACTTTCAAGTAA